Proteins encoded within one genomic window of Candidatus Binatota bacterium:
- the pstA gene encoding phosphate ABC transporter permease PstA: MNASPFATSARTNANRRVESVGKTVLAGVTALLILPLTAILGLLVIRGAPALSMEFLLEAPTAGMTAGGVFPAIVGTLWLVGVSLAVSAPVGIMAGIYLNEYAKANWLTRMVNLAIVNLAGVPSIVHALFGVGVFVLFLGLGTSILSASLTLAIMTLPVIIASTKEALAAVPMAFREACWTLGATRWQTIRHVVLPNSISGILTGVILQVSRAAGETAPIMFTGAAFYLPFLPQSVQDQCMALSMHLFTVSTQVPNVPEAIPYATALVLLSVVLLVNLFAISFRTYLRRNRKW; the protein is encoded by the coding sequence ATGAACGCCTCACCCTTTGCCACCAGCGCCCGCACCAATGCCAACCGGCGCGTTGAAAGCGTGGGCAAAACGGTACTGGCGGGAGTAACGGCGCTGCTTATCCTGCCTCTCACTGCCATCCTCGGCCTGCTGGTCATACGCGGCGCCCCCGCACTGAGCATGGAGTTCCTCCTGGAGGCGCCGACGGCGGGCATGACGGCCGGTGGCGTGTTCCCGGCCATAGTGGGTACGCTCTGGCTGGTGGGTGTCTCACTCGCAGTGTCGGCACCGGTAGGAATAATGGCGGGCATTTATTTGAACGAGTACGCCAAGGCGAACTGGCTGACACGCATGGTCAACCTCGCCATCGTAAACCTGGCGGGCGTCCCGAGCATAGTGCACGCCCTGTTCGGCGTGGGCGTGTTCGTACTCTTTCTCGGCCTTGGCACCAGCATACTCTCGGCCTCGTTGACCCTGGCCATCATGACCCTGCCGGTCATCATCGCGAGCACCAAGGAAGCGCTCGCTGCAGTGCCCATGGCCTTTCGCGAAGCCTGCTGGACACTTGGCGCGACCCGCTGGCAGACCATACGACACGTGGTACTGCCCAACTCGATCTCGGGGATACTCACCGGGGTCATCCTCCAGGTTTCGCGCGCTGCCGGCGAAACAGCCCCCATCATGTTTACCGGCGCGGCCTTCTACCTCCCCTTCCTTCCCCAGTCGGTCCAGGACCAGTGCATGGCGCTTTCGATGCACCTGTTCACGGTCTCGACCCAGGTACCCAACGTGCCCGAGGCTATCCCCTACGCTACCGCGCTCGTACTGCTAAGCGTGGTGCTACTGGTAAACCTGTTCGCGATCTCCTTTCGGACTTACCTCAGGAGAAACAGGAAGTGGTAA
- a CDS encoding glutathione S-transferase family protein, whose translation MGSSTVIIVGAPGSPYSRKMLALLRYRRIPYRWITRGSKEDSGLPAAKVDLLPLLLFDKGNGELEAAIDSTPLIRRLEEEHAASPLADRSVLPPDPALALVDALVEDFADEWMTKAMFHYRWSFEADVSKASAVLPRWGRPEAEEGLMLKMGDVFGQRQIERRSLVGINAANSALIEDSYKRTLAALDHALSRAPYLAGGRPGAGDFAVYGQLTQLLDFDPTPSSISLEIAPRVCAWNDVMDDKSGVEPEPDDWADRQTTADNLAPLLAEFGRCYAPFLLANAAAVEGGKEQTEVTIGSSTWSQPPFVYQARCLAVLRQRYSELEPDDSAWIDQLLAGCGIAALFLEDR comes from the coding sequence GTGGGCAGTAGCACCGTCATCATAGTGGGAGCGCCGGGGTCTCCGTACAGCCGCAAGATGCTTGCGCTGCTACGTTACAGGAGAATCCCCTATCGCTGGATCACCAGGGGTTCCAAGGAAGACAGCGGGTTACCAGCGGCCAAGGTCGACCTCTTGCCGCTGCTGTTGTTCGACAAGGGCAACGGCGAACTCGAGGCAGCCATAGACTCCACGCCCCTGATCCGCCGACTCGAAGAAGAGCACGCGGCTTCACCCCTGGCCGACCGTTCGGTACTGCCACCCGACCCGGCCCTGGCCCTGGTGGACGCGCTGGTCGAAGACTTCGCCGACGAGTGGATGACCAAGGCCATGTTCCACTACCGCTGGTCCTTCGAAGCCGACGTCAGCAAGGCCAGCGCCGTTCTTCCACGTTGGGGCAGGCCCGAAGCCGAAGAAGGGCTGATGCTGAAAATGGGCGATGTCTTCGGACAAAGGCAGATCGAGCGCCGTTCCCTGGTGGGCATCAACGCTGCTAACAGCGCCCTCATTGAAGACAGCTACAAGCGCACACTTGCGGCGTTGGACCACGCGCTTTCCCGGGCCCCCTACCTCGCGGGTGGCCGGCCCGGCGCGGGTGACTTTGCCGTTTACGGGCAGCTCACCCAGCTCCTCGACTTTGACCCGACCCCGAGCAGCATCAGCCTGGAAATCGCGCCGCGGGTCTGCGCCTGGAATGACGTAATGGACGACAAGAGCGGCGTCGAGCCCGAGCCCGATGACTGGGCCGACCGGCAGACAACGGCCGACAACCTGGCACCGCTGCTCGCTGAGTTCGGGCGCTGCTATGCTCCCTTCCTGCTGGCCAACGCAGCGGCGGTGGAAGGCGGTAAGGAGCAAACTGAGGTCACTATAGGCAGCTCGACCTGGAGCCAACCACCCTTCGTCTACCAGGCCAGGTGCCTGGCCGTTCTGCGCCAACGCTATTCGGAACTCGAACCTGACGACTCGGCCTGGATCGATCAATTGCTGGCAGGCTGCGGAATCGCAGCGCTGTTCCTGGAAGACCGCTGA
- a CDS encoding phosphate ABC transporter ATP-binding protein, protein MIEVDKLSVSYAGKPALDQLTLDVRRNEIMAVIGPANSGKTTLLNCINRMIETIPLASVSGTVKVDGHDVTEYRDPSLLRRRIGMVFPLPVGLPMTVYDNVAFAPRMAGEKNSTVLDETVERCLKQSALWDEVKDRLDDLGTRLSGGQQQRLTIARALSLNPEILCLDEFSIAVDPVTTMKIEEVLKELNENMTIVLVTNLVLQAKRLAHRTALLLNGKLVEVGDNEVIFSRQTADARTFQYVQGLFG, encoded by the coding sequence ATGATAGAGGTGGATAAGCTCAGCGTGAGCTACGCGGGCAAGCCGGCGCTCGACCAGCTGACCCTCGACGTGCGTCGCAATGAAATAATGGCTGTCATCGGGCCTGCCAATTCCGGCAAGACCACCTTGCTCAACTGCATAAACCGCATGATCGAAACCATTCCGCTTGCATCGGTCAGCGGCACCGTGAAGGTGGACGGACACGACGTAACCGAGTACCGCGACCCCTCGCTGCTGCGCCGCAGGATTGGCATGGTGTTTCCTCTCCCGGTGGGACTGCCCATGACCGTGTACGACAACGTGGCGTTTGCTCCCCGTATGGCGGGCGAAAAAAACAGCACGGTACTCGACGAAACAGTAGAGCGCTGTCTCAAGCAGTCGGCGCTATGGGATGAAGTCAAGGACAGGCTCGATGACCTCGGCACGCGCCTGTCAGGCGGTCAACAGCAGCGCCTCACCATAGCGCGGGCGCTTTCGCTGAACCCCGAGATTCTTTGCCTCGACGAATTTTCTATTGCCGTTGACCCGGTGACGACGATGAAGATCGAAGAAGTACTCAAGGAACTCAACGAGAATATGACCATCGTGCTCGTCACCAACCTCGTGCTCCAGGCCAAGCGCCTGGCACACCGTACGGCCCTGCTGCTCAACGGCAAGTTGGTGGAAGTGGGCGACAACGAGGTCATATTCTCCAGGCAGACCGCTGACGCGCGCACCTTTCAGTACGTGCAGGGATTGTTTGGCTGA
- a CDS encoding DUF2255 family protein, protein MKILRWIAGCLGALVLLVLLLDTFGGYVLEGPLGPIPGGALEGPVSIDPDWAEIEEVIELEIRPDRPWSLSIWAVVIDGELYVPSGFGERRRWPSVALEDPRVRVRTRGKIYERRIVRITENPLRERVARAVARRYGFDEEEAAGNDSTWIFHIAARAQ, encoded by the coding sequence ATGAAGATATTGCGATGGATCGCGGGCTGCCTGGGTGCCCTGGTGCTGCTGGTACTGTTGCTGGATACCTTCGGCGGCTATGTGCTTGAAGGACCGCTTGGCCCCATACCCGGCGGAGCCCTTGAGGGCCCGGTCAGTATCGACCCTGACTGGGCTGAAATCGAAGAGGTTATCGAACTGGAAATCCGTCCTGACCGGCCGTGGTCGCTGAGTATATGGGCCGTAGTGATCGACGGAGAACTCTACGTCCCCTCGGGTTTCGGTGAGCGCCGACGCTGGCCGTCGGTGGCCCTCGAAGATCCGAGGGTCCGCGTCCGAACCCGCGGCAAGATCTACGAGCGGCGCATCGTCAGGATAACCGAAAACCCACTGAGGGAACGCGTAGCGCGGGCCGTGGCCAGGCGTTACGGGTTCGACGAAGAAGAAGCAGCCGGCAACGACAGCACCTGGATCTTCCATATAGCCGCTCGTGCCCAGTAG
- a CDS encoding acyltransferase, whose protein sequence is MVARVSRLFLKLAGWKLEGVVPESTRCVIIAAPHTSNWDFYYMLLMNWGLGLGVSWMGKAPMFRPPFSGLMRRIGGIPVYRDSGSGMVDQMKAAFDETDFLRLLIPAEGTRSYRSSWRSGFYHIARHSGVPIVPTFLDYGRKIGRVGPEIEVTGRVGEDMDLIREFYSGVTGRVAANFSDIVLAEEEQAAVA, encoded by the coding sequence ATGGTTGCACGCGTGTCGCGCCTCTTCCTGAAGCTAGCCGGTTGGAAACTCGAAGGTGTCGTGCCCGAGTCTACCCGTTGCGTTATAATCGCGGCGCCGCATACTTCGAACTGGGATTTCTATTACATGCTGCTCATGAACTGGGGCTTGGGCCTTGGGGTTTCGTGGATGGGCAAGGCGCCCATGTTCAGGCCGCCGTTCTCCGGTTTGATGCGGCGCATAGGCGGTATCCCTGTTTACCGCGACAGTGGTTCCGGCATGGTCGATCAGATGAAGGCCGCGTTTGACGAAACCGATTTTCTCAGGTTGCTCATACCCGCCGAGGGGACGCGCTCTTACCGCTCGAGTTGGCGATCGGGTTTTTACCACATAGCCAGGCACTCGGGGGTACCCATCGTGCCGACCTTTCTCGATTACGGGCGGAAGATTGGTCGTGTCGGCCCGGAGATAGAAGTCACCGGCCGCGTAGGCGAGGACATGGACCTCATACGCGAGTTCTACTCGGGGGTGACGGGCCGCGTAGCCGCCAATTTCAGCGATATTGTGCTGGCCGAAGAAGAACAGGCTGCCGTCGCCTGA
- a CDS encoding phosphate ABC transporter ATP-binding protein gives MRFLSGRISALIGPSGCGKTTLLRCFNRINERYEGVRTEGEVVVQEHDIYSADTDLVELRKKVGMVFQRPNPLPLSVRDNILYGLRLHFSRKDRDASTLDEALETSLRAVHLWDDLKDSLSTQATTLSLEKQQKLCIARLLPLKPEVILMDEPCSALDPDATAKVEELLRDLAGDYSLVIVTHNMAQARRVSDECAFMLLGELVEMRRTEDLFVSPRDQRTADYIEGRFG, from the coding sequence ATGCGCTTTCTCTCGGGCAGAATCAGTGCGCTCATCGGCCCGTCGGGTTGTGGGAAGACGACCTTGCTCCGCTGCTTCAACCGCATCAACGAGCGCTACGAGGGTGTGCGCACCGAGGGAGAAGTGGTCGTACAAGAGCACGACATATACTCCGCCGACACCGACCTGGTTGAGCTCAGAAAGAAAGTTGGCATGGTTTTCCAACGACCCAACCCACTGCCGCTCTCGGTACGCGACAACATACTCTACGGGCTTCGGTTACACTTCAGCCGAAAAGACCGAGACGCTTCTACCCTGGATGAAGCGTTGGAGACCTCGCTGCGCGCGGTTCACCTCTGGGACGATTTGAAGGATTCGCTGTCCACCCAGGCGACCACCCTGTCACTGGAAAAACAGCAGAAGCTCTGCATCGCGCGCCTGCTACCGCTCAAACCCGAGGTAATACTCATGGACGAGCCCTGCTCGGCCCTGGATCCTGATGCTACCGCGAAGGTAGAGGAACTCCTGCGCGACCTCGCAGGCGACTATTCCTTGGTCATAGTTACCCACAACATGGCCCAGGCCCGTCGCGTGAGTGATGAGTGCGCCTTCATGTTGCTGGGCGAACTGGTAGAAATGCGCCGAACCGAGGACCTTTTTGTTTCACCTCGAGACCAGCGCACTGCCGACTACATAGAAGGACGCTTCGGCTGA
- a CDS encoding DUF3467 domain-containing protein, with amino-acid sequence MSEEGKPAGDRASRQLIVHPDKNGSSEVYSNLMMVNHRKGEFVLDWLFVQPQAGPEGQPVASLKSRVVTSPEHLKRVVRALTDNLSRYEAKFGAIEEGSDPQHSLH; translated from the coding sequence GTGAGCGAAGAAGGAAAGCCGGCGGGGGACAGGGCGTCCCGTCAACTGATAGTTCATCCAGACAAGAACGGCAGCAGCGAAGTCTACTCCAACCTCATGATGGTGAATCACCGCAAGGGCGAGTTCGTGCTCGACTGGCTGTTCGTTCAGCCACAAGCGGGGCCGGAGGGTCAGCCGGTGGCGTCGCTGAAGTCACGGGTAGTTACGTCGCCCGAGCACCTGAAACGCGTCGTGCGCGCGCTGACCGATAACCTGTCTCGTTACGAGGCCAAGTTCGGCGCCATAGAGGAAGGCTCAGACCCGCAACACTCGTTGCACTGA
- the pstC gene encoding phosphate ABC transporter permease subunit PstC: MFERVIEFAIKASGFSAILFVFAIFFFVFSTASEFIFEKMDFVEFLTSPEWYPTSLSNKRYGTLALLAGTVSVTGLAMLIAVPLGLGSALFISEFTSGSVKEGLKITIELLAAIPSVVWGFIGLAVMNPLIIEVFNAPIGLNVLNGGIILGLMSVPIIVSIGEDALKAVPDSFREASLALGATRWQTACKVLFPAARSGLLAAVLLGVGRAIGETMAVLMATGHAVQIPGSPLDSVRTLTATIAAELGETAAGSDHYQALFAVGVLLFLLTFGVNLAADLIVRGRSSR, from the coding sequence GTGTTCGAGCGCGTCATTGAATTCGCGATCAAGGCGAGCGGCTTCAGCGCGATCCTTTTTGTCTTCGCCATATTCTTCTTCGTATTCTCCACCGCGTCGGAGTTCATCTTCGAAAAAATGGACTTCGTGGAGTTCCTGACCAGCCCCGAGTGGTACCCGACTTCGCTGTCTAACAAGCGCTACGGTACCCTTGCCCTGCTCGCGGGTACCGTGAGCGTCACGGGACTGGCCATGCTCATCGCGGTTCCGCTTGGCCTCGGCTCGGCGCTCTTCATATCCGAGTTCACCAGTGGCTCGGTCAAAGAAGGCCTGAAAATCACCATCGAGCTGCTGGCCGCCATTCCCTCGGTGGTATGGGGATTCATTGGTCTGGCCGTGATGAATCCGCTGATAATCGAAGTATTCAACGCGCCCATCGGCCTTAACGTCCTAAACGGCGGGATCATACTGGGCTTGATGAGCGTGCCCATAATCGTGAGCATCGGCGAAGACGCGCTCAAGGCCGTGCCTGACTCTTTCCGCGAGGCATCGCTGGCCCTGGGTGCCACGCGTTGGCAGACAGCGTGCAAGGTGCTCTTTCCGGCCGCGCGCAGTGGCCTGCTGGCCGCCGTGCTGCTCGGTGTCGGCCGCGCCATCGGCGAGACCATGGCAGTGCTCATGGCCACCGGTCACGCGGTGCAGATTCCCGGTAGCCCACTGGATTCGGTTCGCACACTGACCGCGACCATCGCCGCCGAGCTGGGCGAGACGGCTGCCGGCAGCGATCACTACCAAGCCCTGTTCGCGGTCGGGGTCCTGCTCTTCCTGCTGACCTTCGGTGTCAACCTCGCGGCTGACCTCATCGTCAGGGGGCGGTCGTCACGATGA
- the dinB gene encoding DNA polymerase IV, whose product MAAAILLADMDAFFASVEQLDDPSLAGRPVLVGGSGPRAVVAAANYEARRSGARSAMPVAEARRRCPHAVVVQPRMKRYAEISARVREIFYRFTPLVEPLSLDEAYLDVSDSRRLHGGPLEIAEALRSAVRDELSLAVSVGGGPGKTVAKIASRRAKPDGVFLVAADEVLEFLRPLRLREIPGVGPVTERKLHEMGVATLGQLAELDLGLLEKKLGKSGPGLYNLARGRDRRRVSNDRERSSYGSENTFDDDVEQREVIEAAVIAHSETVAWRLRRAGRCGVTVTLKYRPSGRGEGWRLVTRSRSLAVATDDGAVISREAMRLWDDEPRHPPLRLVGVQLAGFEAEQAPQLDLFGQADVAARDDVAGAAPRRTALNSALDDISARFGRGVLKRGA is encoded by the coding sequence ATGGCCGCGGCCATACTCCTTGCAGACATGGACGCGTTCTTCGCGTCCGTAGAACAGCTCGATGACCCGAGCCTGGCCGGCCGCCCGGTGCTCGTGGGCGGGAGTGGACCGCGGGCCGTGGTGGCGGCGGCTAACTACGAGGCCCGTCGCAGTGGAGCGAGATCGGCAATGCCCGTGGCCGAGGCCCGGCGGCGTTGCCCTCACGCGGTGGTAGTGCAGCCGCGCATGAAACGCTACGCCGAAATATCGGCCCGGGTTCGCGAGATATTTTACCGTTTCACTCCACTTGTGGAGCCCCTGTCGCTGGACGAAGCCTACCTCGATGTCAGCGATTCGCGGCGCCTGCACGGGGGGCCGTTGGAGATTGCCGAGGCTCTTCGGTCGGCGGTGCGCGATGAGCTGTCGTTGGCCGTTTCTGTGGGAGGTGGTCCCGGAAAGACCGTGGCCAAGATCGCCTCGCGTAGGGCCAAGCCCGACGGTGTATTTCTCGTGGCAGCCGACGAAGTGTTGGAGTTTCTGCGGCCGCTACGCTTGCGCGAAATCCCGGGTGTTGGGCCCGTGACTGAGCGCAAGTTGCACGAGATGGGCGTGGCCACACTCGGCCAGTTGGCCGAGCTCGATCTGGGTCTGCTTGAGAAGAAGCTGGGCAAGTCGGGCCCCGGGCTGTACAACCTCGCCCGGGGCCGCGACAGGCGGCGCGTAAGCAATGACCGCGAGCGCAGCAGCTACGGCTCGGAAAACACATTTGACGATGACGTGGAGCAGCGCGAGGTGATCGAGGCTGCCGTAATTGCCCACTCGGAGACGGTGGCCTGGCGTTTGCGCAGGGCTGGCCGTTGCGGGGTGACGGTTACGCTCAAGTATCGCCCGTCGGGGAGAGGAGAAGGCTGGCGCCTGGTTACGCGTTCTCGCAGCCTGGCGGTCGCCACCGACGATGGCGCAGTAATATCGCGTGAGGCGATGCGCTTGTGGGACGACGAGCCGCGGCATCCGCCGCTGCGCCTGGTGGGTGTACAGCTGGCCGGTTTCGAAGCCGAGCAGGCACCGCAGCTCGACCTGTTCGGACAAGCCGATGTCGCGGCCCGTGATGATGTTGCGGGCGCTGCTCCCAGGCGGACGGCGTTGAACTCGGCGCTTGACGATATCAGCGCACGCTTCGGCCGCGGCGTACTCAAGCGCGGCGCTTGA
- a CDS encoding serine/threonine protein kinase has protein sequence MPGRQDTSAFGDQQTRFFYELTPERMLDAVEAHGLLLTGRAMALNSMENRVYQLEIELEDDQKGSPTSFCVAKFYRPGRWSREQVLEEHTFLADLANEEIPVVPPLADGDGETLHLDESTGIMFALFPRVGGRSPDELDDGQLGQLGRLLARLHNVGATRKSEHRLHITPRSYGLNNLDWLVDNDKLPAGVCDNYCSTVETICELSEPWFEDVAVQRIHGDCHLANVLWGGQGLFLVDFDDMLVGPPVQDLWLLVPGRDDYARGQRERLLEAYEEMRNFDRGSLRLVEVLRALRIVHFSAWIARRWEDPAFQKVFPDFGSDRYWFEELGILQEQLSLVREQAWA, from the coding sequence ATGCCCGGCCGCCAGGATACCTCAGCGTTCGGTGACCAACAGACCCGATTTTTCTACGAGCTCACCCCTGAGCGCATGCTCGACGCGGTCGAGGCCCACGGCTTACTCCTGACCGGAAGAGCGATGGCGCTCAACTCGATGGAGAACAGGGTCTACCAACTCGAGATCGAGCTCGAAGACGATCAGAAGGGGAGCCCCACTTCGTTCTGCGTAGCGAAGTTCTACAGGCCGGGACGCTGGAGTCGCGAGCAGGTACTGGAGGAGCATACTTTCCTGGCCGACCTCGCCAACGAAGAAATACCTGTCGTGCCACCCCTTGCCGACGGCGATGGCGAGACCCTGCACCTCGACGAATCTACGGGCATCATGTTCGCGTTGTTTCCCCGCGTCGGCGGCCGCTCTCCCGATGAGCTCGACGACGGACAGCTGGGCCAGCTGGGCCGCCTTCTCGCGCGCCTGCACAACGTTGGAGCCACGCGCAAATCTGAGCATCGGCTGCACATCACGCCGCGCAGCTACGGTTTGAATAACCTCGACTGGCTGGTGGATAACGACAAACTACCCGCGGGCGTTTGTGACAATTATTGCTCCACGGTTGAAACCATCTGCGAATTGTCTGAGCCCTGGTTCGAAGACGTGGCGGTGCAGCGTATCCACGGCGATTGTCACCTGGCCAACGTGCTCTGGGGAGGGCAGGGGCTGTTCCTGGTGGATTTTGACGACATGCTGGTGGGCCCTCCTGTGCAGGACCTGTGGCTACTCGTGCCCGGGCGTGATGACTACGCGCGGGGGCAGCGCGAACGCCTGCTCGAGGCCTACGAGGAGATGCGCAATTTTGACCGTGGCAGCCTGCGATTGGTGGAAGTTCTGCGTGCGCTTCGTATTGTTCACTTCAGCGCCTGGATCGCCCGGCGCTGGGAGGATCCCGCTTTTCAGAAGGTCTTCCCCGATTTCGGTAGCGACCGCTACTGGTTCGAAGAACTGGGTATTCTGCAGGAACAACTGTCGCTGGTACGCGAACAAGCGTGGGCCTGA
- a CDS encoding LemA family protein, producing the protein MTAALLALVLAAPLSGCGYNKLVGQDEAVTAAWGEVDNQLKRRNDLVPNLVNTVKGYAAHEKEVLLKVTEARSRVAGAGTPSESMQASNELSSALSRLLVVMERYPDLKANQNFIRLQDELAGTENRLSVARMRYNESVRAYNTTRRRFPTNFIANAFDFEGRDYFETPEEEKSVPEVKF; encoded by the coding sequence ATGACCGCGGCGCTGCTGGCACTGGTGCTGGCGGCACCGCTGTCAGGTTGCGGCTACAACAAGCTCGTGGGGCAGGACGAAGCGGTTACCGCGGCCTGGGGTGAGGTAGACAACCAGCTCAAGCGGCGGAACGACCTCGTCCCGAACCTGGTCAACACGGTCAAGGGATACGCGGCCCACGAAAAAGAAGTACTGCTCAAGGTGACAGAAGCCCGGAGCAGGGTAGCCGGCGCCGGCACTCCATCGGAATCCATGCAGGCGTCAAACGAATTGAGCTCGGCGCTTTCACGGCTGCTGGTGGTCATGGAGCGCTATCCCGACCTCAAGGCGAACCAGAACTTCATTCGCCTGCAGGACGAGCTGGCGGGCACTGAAAATCGGCTGTCGGTGGCGCGGATGCGCTACAACGAATCGGTGCGGGCCTACAACACCACGCGGCGGCGTTTTCCGACCAATTTCATTGCCAACGCGTTTGACTTCGAGGGGCGCGACTACTTTGAAACACCGGAAGAAGAAAAATCCGTGCCGGAAGTCAAGTTCTGA